The following are encoded in a window of Diorhabda sublineata isolate icDioSubl1.1 chromosome 3, icDioSubl1.1, whole genome shotgun sequence genomic DNA:
- the LOC130441849 gene encoding uncharacterized protein LOC130441849, translating to MEIILHFYLILCATTWSLASALTLKQATTKPRHTKVSVSTTEETSPLATPVSSTASKDDSGVAYYRMFNDKSGATCILLKTDAVVEVRFKLHDLDEQADSFIPEKALIEGECKEEDTAWMRISWTGYSLIINFAKTPGGERWYISSIELTVSPDLPQFHGIPIQRKSSIKLYHRQMVIPTPVGKSYSCSEVEVPLETDEEDNPPPGMHGTLYLRLLQVQAFMYRSESFDTSFECKLQRSFRDETAPIAVGSTLAVAVLVTIAGYAAYRYFKVKNVQYNTME from the exons ATGGAAATAATACTTCACTTTTATTTAATCTTGT GTGCAACAACTTGGTCTTTAGCTTCGGCCTTAACCTTGAAACAAGCTACGACAAAACCTCGTCATACAAAAGTCAGTGTTTCTACAACTGAAGAAACCAGTCCGTTAGCAACACCAGTGTCGAGTACCGCTTCCAAAGATGATTCCGGCGTAGCTTATTACAGAATGTTCAATGATAAATCAGGAGCTACGTGTATTCTTCTTAAAACAGATGCTGTGGTCGAG GTTCGCTTCAAACTTCATGATTTAGATGAACAAGCTGACTCTTTTATACCAGAAAAAGCCCTCATCGAAGGTGAATGCAAAGAAGAAGATACAGCTTGGATGAGGATCTCCTGGACTGGATACAGTTTAATCATCAATTTCGCAAAA ACACCTGGTGGTGAACGATGGTACATAAGCAGTATAGAACTCACCGTTAGTCCAGATCTACCTCAATTTCATGGTATACCAATACAAA GAAAATCGTCTATCAAATTGTACCATCGTCAAATGGTGATCCCGACACCGGTGGGTAAGTCCTATTCCTGTAGCGAGGTAGAGGTACCTTTAGAAACCGACGAAGAAGACAATCCGCCGCCGGGGATGCACGGAACGCTCTATTTAAGGCTTCTACAAGTTCAAGCGTTCATGTATCGCAGCGAATCTTTCGATACGTCTTTCGAATGTAAGCTGCAGAGGTCGTTTAGAGACGAAACGGCTCCGATAGCTGTCGGGTCTACGTTAGCAGTTGCGGTGTTAGTTACCATCGCAGGTTACGCCGCTTATAGGTATTTCAAAGTGAAAAACGTCCAGTATAACACTATGGAATAA